The Candidatus Zixiibacteriota bacterium genome includes a region encoding these proteins:
- a CDS encoding extracellular solute-binding protein, with the protein MRIRDGLLFVALSVAAAGPAAGAERWDKIVEAAKKEGKVVVSVPTSAELRKQVESGFRSRHPGIELELNAARGSANIHKILEEHKAGARTIDLHVGGTTSIITGLLANQILEPIPPALVLPEVSDEKKWWGGHIWADSAKKHIYTFTAYMTETIWYNTTLVKPEEIVSWDSLLDPKWKGKIAILDPRTPGSGESTFSFLWRVKGEPFLTKLAAQEMMVGRNLRQLAEAVARGKCALSVGVSYYTYLPFIKAGLPVTSVASVKEGYYASSGSGNVALLKNAPHPNAARVFVNWLLSKDGQTIFTKALGQPTRRLDVDTRWTREFGHTAAKEVLTPEKFDQLENGSEEVVLKYRKPAMQLAERLFR; encoded by the coding sequence ATGAGAATCCGCGATGGATTGCTGTTTGTGGCCCTGTCGGTCGCGGCGGCGGGGCCGGCCGCGGGCGCCGAGAGGTGGGACAAGATCGTCGAGGCGGCGAAGAAGGAAGGGAAGGTCGTCGTCTCCGTACCGACCAGCGCCGAATTGCGGAAGCAGGTCGAGAGCGGATTCCGGAGCAGGCATCCGGGGATCGAGCTGGAGCTGAACGCAGCGCGGGGATCGGCCAACATCCATAAGATTCTCGAAGAGCACAAGGCCGGGGCGCGGACGATCGATCTCCATGTCGGCGGCACGACCTCGATCATCACGGGGCTCCTGGCGAACCAGATTCTGGAGCCGATACCGCCTGCCCTGGTGCTCCCCGAAGTCAGCGACGAAAAGAAGTGGTGGGGCGGCCATATCTGGGCGGACAGCGCCAAGAAGCACATCTACACGTTCACGGCCTACATGACCGAGACCATCTGGTACAACACGACGCTGGTCAAGCCGGAAGAGATCGTCTCCTGGGACAGCCTGCTCGATCCGAAATGGAAAGGTAAGATCGCCATCCTCGACCCGCGAACGCCCGGCTCCGGGGAGTCGACCTTCTCCTTCCTGTGGCGCGTCAAGGGCGAGCCGTTCCTCACTAAGCTCGCGGCTCAGGAGATGATGGTGGGACGCAACCTGCGCCAGCTGGCCGAAGCCGTGGCGCGGGGCAAATGCGCGCTTTCGGTCGGGGTCTCCTACTACACGTATCTGCCGTTCATCAAAGCGGGGCTCCCCGTGACGTCGGTGGCCAGCGTGAAGGAGGGCTACTATGCGTCCTCGGGCAGCGGCAACGTCGCGCTGTTGAAGAACGCTCCGCATCCCAACGCGGCAAGAGTTTTCGTGAACTGGCTGCTGTCGAAAGACGGGCAGACGATCTTCACGAAGGCTCTCGGACAGCCCACGCGCCGCCTCGACGTGGACACCCGCTGGACGCGGGAGTTCGGCCACACCGCGGCCAAGGAGGTTCTGACGCCGGAGAAGTTCGACCAGCTGGAGAACGGCTCCGAGGAGGTCGTTCTCAAGTACCGCAAGCCCGCCATGCAGTTGGCGGAAAGGCTTTTCAGGTAG
- a CDS encoding extracellular solute-binding protein, which translates to MIRKILLLSIAVPLLACRAIAQDERSTEWKKIVEAARKEGKVVASIPPSAELRRGMELAFTRRYGVGVEFVPARGSTIIRRIADEAKAGIHYFDLHIGGTESVITGLLPENVLEPVEPFFILPEVKDPRQWWGGHIWVDRAKRFVYAFVAYQTVSLWCNPNEYNPADFHSFDDLLGPKLRGRIGISDPRTPGSGSSMWSYMLYIKGEEYLKRLVAQKPFVTRDLRLLGENLAKGKIAITSGIGYSELLPFIKAKLPVHPLPVPREGLYATGGYGHLTILRNHPHPNATRVFVNWLLGRDGQEIFSRAMGVGTRRLDVDTRWTREFGVIAAKDGLTLEQYYKFENQSEEKIHRIREPGSAAARRLLGS; encoded by the coding sequence ATGATCCGGAAAATCCTGCTGCTTTCGATCGCCGTGCCGCTGCTCGCCTGCCGGGCGATCGCCCAGGACGAGCGGTCGACGGAGTGGAAGAAAATCGTCGAGGCGGCGCGCAAGGAAGGAAAAGTGGTCGCGTCGATTCCGCCCAGCGCCGAGCTGAGGCGCGGCATGGAGCTGGCCTTCACCCGGCGCTACGGCGTCGGCGTCGAGTTCGTGCCGGCGCGCGGCAGCACGATCATCCGCCGGATCGCCGACGAGGCGAAGGCCGGCATTCACTACTTCGATCTCCACATCGGCGGCACCGAGTCGGTGATCACCGGCCTTCTCCCGGAGAACGTTCTCGAGCCCGTGGAGCCGTTTTTCATTCTCCCGGAGGTCAAGGACCCGAGGCAGTGGTGGGGCGGCCATATCTGGGTGGACAGGGCCAAGCGGTTCGTGTACGCGTTCGTCGCCTATCAGACCGTGAGCCTGTGGTGCAACCCGAACGAATACAATCCGGCCGACTTTCACAGCTTCGACGATCTGCTCGGCCCGAAGCTGCGCGGCCGGATCGGGATCAGCGACCCGCGCACTCCGGGGTCGGGGTCCTCGATGTGGTCCTACATGCTCTACATAAAAGGAGAGGAGTATCTGAAGCGCCTGGTGGCGCAAAAGCCGTTCGTGACGCGCGACCTGCGGTTGCTGGGAGAGAATCTCGCCAAGGGAAAGATCGCGATCACCTCCGGAATCGGCTATTCGGAGCTGCTGCCGTTCATCAAGGCAAAGCTGCCGGTGCATCCGCTGCCGGTGCCCAGGGAGGGGCTCTACGCCACCGGGGGCTACGGCCACCTCACGATTCTCAGGAACCATCCCCACCCCAACGCAACGCGCGTGTTCGTCAACTGGCTTCTGGGGCGCGACGGGCAGGAGATCTTTTCGCGCGCGATGGGCGTGGGAACGCGCCGCCTCGACGTCGACACGCGCTGGACCAGGGAGTTCGGTGTCATCGCGGCCAAGGACGGGCTCACGCTCGAGCAGTACTATAAATTC